One segment of Gordonia terrae DNA contains the following:
- a CDS encoding DEAD/DEAH box helicase gives MGALLPTLQANHLHEGLTDYLATTFALTDPDAQGALSDFVGHPDTGMFKGPYVRLRLPFAPAGGNWGMHLDWWPTGFTPYGHQAAAFERLSTKFHKRPQPTLVTTGTGSGKTEAFLYPILDHVLRAKAAGVTGMKALILYPMNALANDQAERLAHLIAAHPELSGVSAGLYTGEQSTGGRTKVTDEGLITDRSLMHSAPPDILLTNYKMLDHLLLHPDRADIWRLSADSLKYAVLDEFHTYDGAQGTDVAMLLRRLGLTVKAHWTDTSPVTDEDRARPLGRITPVATSATLGSKAEPTAMLDFAHTVFGEQFDADAVIGETRLTAAAWLADRDTGLDRLYRPIAPAIVDAAGRLDEFAGGSPTNAALTSAVLAELFERAEVFERTELFAAADDLDTDRRLTPTDLRSLTPVEQLHLLKAHPILARLLDRAVDAISLADLADALFDVPATERDTRRVRAAQQRFLDYLFAALSHLRAETGRDALNVDVHLWIRELSRIDRAVASNTTYRWSDDGVHEDGDVMHLPAVFCRHCGRSGWGARLAPTGHTLDVTDDSIRADHAAGASRFRALLSAPAEALLAATRPDEEIEGLRWFRIDDREISDTPPDPDSTDELEGKVLPVLTLTGDNVEENSKNDMCPACGAADGIRFLGSAVATQLSVTLSNLFGDARLDADEKKALMFTDSVQDAAHRAGFVQARSHTLSLRSTLRSAIGDGALTLPELCEAVITRAGDDPARRYHLLAPDIVDHDEFTPFWKPDATAASRKKAAAKVFRRLEFDIDLEFGLQSRLGRTLELTGSAVAEVDLGGSERPVRLGRAALNATEHQLTLTPPDAAAIIRWVRGTVERVRTRGAIHHPWLRKYVEKDANRRWVWGARPKGEGMPAFPKGRPAPAFPAVGSRSVPEGFDAITAASSWYARWASQCLGVSPFDGSFLARSLFSVLAEQRVLTAVLTEAGLTAYGLSPASVIVSAPADDDLAAGRHLLVCSVCQTPTPGSVTVVDELDGAPCLLVRCLGTLARAPKAQNFYRRLYDTAEMKRVVAREHTSLLPTATRLGYETAFKRGGADPQAPNVLVATPTLEMGIDIGDLSTVMLGSLPRTVSSYLQRVGRAGRLTGNSLVLAFVRGRGEHLPKLYDPTSVIQGDVRPPATFLTAEEILQRQYIAHVIDRLARDPNTLAPRGARAVLVSFDPGSWMADLLAAVSTDADALVDGFLAQFNDVLDDEARGSLRAWATPGPDGSPFELVDDLQEAVHRWNRDLTELTARRAAVEAEMPEFERRASSPAATDDDLRDLRTAKGSLRLLGGQIHDLTDDYWISVLERYGVLPNYTLLDDSVTLDVGVTWIDPDTNQYMGEATSYQRGSRVALTELAPGATFYAQGLAARIDAVDLGAGESNIHTWRLCPQCGWAGITLAGEEPPSVTACPRCETSAIADVSQQLQVVEMARVSAEVRRDEASINDSRDERHKESFTVVTAADIDQVNVDRAWFVGELEFGAEYLRRIDVRWLNMGRRTSQGGTRTIAGQETTTGLFRVCSSCGQLDRAAGRNSRYEHRSWCRYRNAATEHVREIALARTLRTQGVLLHLPQALEYDPFAHPSLSAAILLGLRQVIGGSPEHLDVATIPDALHAPSQRALLIHDTVPGGTGYLAEFADPAKVWAVLDAARTVVRHCDCAEHDRLACHKCLLPFAPPHDLDKVSRKTAVRILDDLLAVDGDAEPNRETWIADVTESAPSRPIGSEESPLEKEFYVAFIERLRAMGATVKETPGTYGPSATIVLPGRKIRTWKLTPQVHMVKSKPDFELATTDPEIPRIAIFADGRRFHAMSGCNRVADDAAKRAVLRDSGHLVWSFGHEDLQRFKDKSAPVPSWFTEQAASKIMAAGNLRPAVVKLLSADPITTLLSFLTDPDLDAWEQVSRWVPMMFVGGGTRAKGDGDSVGARALDLLDGKTPHFGDGLDMCWSYIDGPLVAAATMRPSTRTTNAVLALDDRDDRLEVLDGHAWKEWLRLSNWLGLSRNHRITTRSLLSQNDAAPTSAPTSTDLTHDWRVLFDATVSDAEKQLVLALAAANVPVPELGYETADGNVVDFAWADRGIGVLLDPDDETTHTMSDAGWTMFPPDAETIATAIRNGVS, from the coding sequence GTGGGCGCGCTTCTACCAACGCTACAGGCTAACCACCTGCACGAGGGCCTCACCGACTACCTCGCAACCACGTTCGCCCTCACCGACCCCGACGCGCAGGGCGCCTTGTCGGACTTCGTCGGCCACCCAGACACCGGCATGTTCAAGGGTCCCTACGTCCGCCTGCGACTTCCCTTCGCGCCGGCGGGCGGGAACTGGGGTATGCACCTGGACTGGTGGCCAACAGGATTCACCCCCTACGGCCATCAGGCCGCCGCATTCGAGCGGCTGTCCACCAAGTTCCACAAGCGCCCCCAGCCGACGCTCGTCACCACCGGCACCGGTTCCGGGAAGACCGAGGCCTTCCTCTACCCGATCCTCGACCACGTCCTACGCGCCAAGGCGGCCGGCGTCACCGGGATGAAGGCACTCATCCTCTACCCGATGAACGCGCTTGCCAATGACCAGGCCGAACGCCTAGCCCACCTCATCGCCGCGCACCCCGAACTGTCCGGTGTCTCCGCCGGCCTCTACACCGGCGAGCAGTCCACCGGCGGGCGCACCAAGGTCACTGACGAGGGGCTCATCACCGACCGCTCCCTCATGCATTCCGCTCCCCCGGACATCCTGCTCACCAACTACAAGATGCTCGACCACCTGCTGCTGCACCCCGACCGCGCCGACATCTGGCGTCTCTCCGCCGACTCGCTGAAGTACGCCGTCCTCGACGAGTTCCACACCTACGACGGCGCGCAAGGCACCGACGTCGCGATGCTGCTTCGCCGCCTCGGCCTCACCGTCAAAGCGCACTGGACCGACACGTCCCCCGTCACCGACGAGGACCGCGCCCGTCCCCTCGGCCGCATCACCCCCGTCGCCACCTCCGCCACCCTCGGCTCCAAGGCCGAACCCACCGCCATGCTCGACTTCGCGCACACCGTCTTCGGTGAGCAGTTCGACGCCGATGCCGTCATCGGCGAAACCCGCCTCACCGCCGCCGCTTGGCTCGCCGACCGCGACACCGGTCTCGACCGGCTGTACCGCCCCATCGCCCCGGCCATCGTCGACGCGGCCGGGCGCCTCGACGAGTTCGCCGGCGGCTCACCCACCAACGCTGCCCTCACCTCCGCCGTGCTCGCCGAACTGTTCGAGCGGGCGGAGGTGTTCGAGCGCACCGAACTATTCGCGGCCGCCGACGACCTCGACACCGATCGTCGCCTCACCCCCACCGACCTCCGCTCCCTCACACCCGTCGAGCAACTGCACCTGCTCAAGGCGCACCCGATACTGGCTCGGCTCCTCGACCGCGCCGTCGACGCGATCTCCCTCGCCGACCTCGCCGATGCCCTGTTCGACGTCCCCGCCACCGAACGCGACACCCGCCGGGTCCGGGCCGCGCAGCAACGCTTCCTCGACTACCTGTTCGCCGCGCTGTCCCACCTACGCGCCGAGACCGGCCGCGATGCGTTGAACGTCGATGTGCACCTGTGGATTCGGGAACTCTCCCGCATCGACCGTGCTGTCGCCTCCAACACCACCTACCGCTGGTCCGACGACGGCGTCCACGAGGACGGCGACGTCATGCATCTGCCCGCGGTGTTCTGCCGGCACTGCGGCCGCTCCGGGTGGGGTGCCCGCCTCGCCCCCACCGGCCACACCCTCGACGTCACCGACGACTCCATCCGCGCCGACCACGCCGCCGGCGCCTCCCGCTTCCGCGCCCTCCTGTCCGCGCCCGCCGAGGCATTGCTCGCCGCCACCCGACCCGACGAGGAGATCGAGGGGCTGCGCTGGTTCCGCATCGACGACCGCGAGATCTCCGACACCCCACCCGACCCCGACAGCACCGACGAGCTCGAAGGCAAGGTCCTCCCCGTCCTCACCCTCACCGGTGACAACGTCGAGGAGAACTCCAAGAACGACATGTGCCCCGCCTGCGGTGCCGCCGACGGCATCCGCTTCCTCGGCAGCGCCGTCGCCACCCAGCTCTCGGTGACCCTGTCGAACCTGTTCGGCGACGCCCGACTCGACGCCGACGAGAAGAAGGCGTTGATGTTCACCGACAGCGTGCAGGACGCCGCGCACCGCGCCGGCTTCGTGCAGGCCCGCTCCCACACCCTCAGCCTGCGCTCCACGCTCCGCAGCGCAATCGGCGACGGGGCGCTCACGCTGCCGGAGCTGTGCGAGGCCGTCATCACCCGAGCGGGTGACGACCCGGCCCGCCGCTACCACCTCCTCGCCCCCGACATCGTCGACCACGACGAGTTCACCCCGTTCTGGAAGCCCGATGCGACCGCCGCCTCCCGCAAGAAGGCGGCAGCGAAGGTGTTTCGCCGCCTCGAGTTCGACATCGACCTGGAGTTCGGGCTGCAGTCCCGGCTCGGCCGCACCCTCGAACTCACCGGCAGCGCCGTCGCCGAAGTGGACCTCGGCGGCAGCGAGCGACCCGTCCGGCTCGGCCGCGCCGCCCTCAACGCCACCGAACACCAGCTCACGCTCACCCCACCGGACGCCGCGGCGATCATCCGCTGGGTCCGCGGCACCGTCGAACGCGTCCGCACCCGCGGCGCCATCCACCACCCGTGGCTGCGCAAGTACGTCGAGAAGGACGCCAACCGCCGCTGGGTGTGGGGTGCCCGCCCCAAGGGTGAGGGCATGCCCGCCTTCCCGAAGGGCCGACCCGCACCCGCGTTCCCAGCCGTCGGATCACGGTCCGTCCCCGAGGGATTCGACGCGATCACCGCCGCCTCGTCCTGGTACGCGCGGTGGGCGTCACAGTGCCTGGGAGTGTCGCCGTTCGACGGCAGCTTCCTCGCCCGCTCCCTCTTCTCCGTCCTCGCCGAGCAGCGGGTACTGACGGCCGTCCTCACCGAAGCCGGCCTCACCGCCTACGGGCTGTCCCCCGCATCCGTGATCGTCTCCGCTCCCGCCGACGACGACCTCGCCGCCGGCCGGCACCTGCTGGTGTGCAGCGTCTGCCAGACCCCGACGCCCGGCAGCGTCACCGTCGTCGACGAACTCGACGGCGCGCCCTGCCTGCTCGTCCGCTGCCTCGGCACCCTCGCCCGCGCACCGAAGGCGCAGAACTTCTACCGCCGGCTGTACGACACCGCCGAAATGAAACGCGTCGTCGCCCGCGAACACACGTCCCTGCTGCCCACCGCGACGCGGCTCGGCTACGAGACCGCGTTCAAACGCGGCGGCGCCGACCCGCAGGCCCCCAACGTCCTCGTCGCCACCCCCACGCTGGAGATGGGCATCGACATCGGCGACCTGTCCACCGTGATGCTCGGGTCGCTGCCGCGCACCGTCTCGTCGTACTTGCAGCGGGTCGGCCGCGCCGGACGTCTCACCGGCAACTCTTTGGTCCTAGCTTTCGTCCGCGGTCGCGGTGAACACCTGCCCAAGCTGTACGACCCCACCTCGGTGATCCAGGGCGACGTACGGCCGCCCGCAACGTTCCTCACCGCTGAGGAGATCTTGCAACGCCAGTACATCGCGCACGTGATTGACCGGCTCGCGCGCGACCCCAATACCCTCGCTCCCCGAGGCGCCCGCGCCGTGCTCGTCAGCTTCGATCCCGGTAGCTGGATGGCTGACCTGCTCGCTGCAGTGAGCACCGATGCAGATGCACTTGTCGACGGTTTTCTGGCTCAGTTCAATGATGTCCTCGACGACGAGGCTCGAGGTTCTCTGCGTGCATGGGCCACACCCGGGCCTGATGGCTCGCCTTTCGAACTCGTCGATGATCTCCAAGAGGCTGTACATCGCTGGAATCGCGATCTCACCGAACTCACCGCCCGCCGCGCAGCCGTCGAAGCTGAGATGCCAGAGTTCGAGCGCCGGGCATCGTCGCCTGCCGCCACGGACGACGACTTGCGAGATCTGCGAACTGCGAAGGGATCACTGCGACTGCTAGGCGGCCAAATTCACGACCTCACCGACGATTACTGGATCAGCGTCCTCGAACGCTACGGCGTTCTCCCCAACTACACGCTGCTCGATGATTCGGTCACCCTCGATGTGGGAGTCACTTGGATTGATCCCGACACCAATCAGTACATGGGCGAGGCCACGAGCTACCAGCGCGGCTCCCGCGTGGCGCTGACAGAACTGGCTCCCGGCGCCACTTTCTACGCGCAGGGCCTGGCGGCCCGGATCGATGCCGTCGATCTCGGCGCCGGCGAATCCAACATCCACACCTGGCGCCTATGCCCGCAGTGCGGTTGGGCGGGAATAACTCTCGCCGGTGAGGAACCACCGTCGGTGACGGCGTGCCCGCGTTGCGAGACCTCAGCCATCGCCGACGTAAGCCAGCAGCTACAGGTTGTTGAGATGGCTCGCGTCTCCGCGGAAGTGCGCCGCGACGAAGCCTCGATCAATGATTCGCGCGATGAGCGGCACAAGGAGTCGTTCACCGTCGTCACCGCTGCGGACATCGACCAGGTCAATGTCGATCGCGCGTGGTTCGTCGGCGAACTCGAGTTCGGTGCCGAGTACCTGCGCCGCATAGATGTTCGCTGGCTCAATATGGGCCGCCGAACCTCTCAGGGGGGTACCCGAACGATCGCCGGACAGGAAACTACAACCGGACTGTTTCGCGTGTGCTCGTCGTGCGGACAGCTCGACCGTGCCGCTGGGCGCAATAGCCGCTACGAGCACCGCAGTTGGTGTCGTTACCGAAACGCGGCAACCGAACATGTTCGAGAGATCGCCCTGGCCCGCACGCTGCGCACACAGGGTGTTTTACTTCATCTGCCACAGGCGCTGGAGTATGACCCATTCGCCCACCCCAGCCTCAGCGCCGCGATTCTTTTGGGACTACGCCAGGTCATCGGAGGTTCGCCCGAGCACCTTGATGTGGCCACGATCCCCGATGCCCTCCACGCACCTAGCCAACGCGCCTTACTGATTCACGACACCGTCCCGGGCGGCACCGGTTACCTGGCCGAATTTGCGGACCCCGCGAAAGTCTGGGCAGTGCTGGACGCTGCGCGAACAGTCGTCCGTCACTGCGACTGCGCGGAGCATGATCGGTTGGCCTGCCACAAGTGCCTCTTGCCGTTCGCTCCGCCGCATGACCTCGACAAGGTGTCTCGGAAGACCGCAGTGCGCATCCTCGACGATCTCCTCGCCGTGGACGGCGACGCAGAACCTAATCGGGAGACATGGATTGCGGACGTGACCGAGTCGGCACCATCGAGGCCAATCGGCAGCGAGGAGTCGCCACTTGAGAAGGAGTTCTACGTCGCCTTCATCGAACGTCTACGCGCAATGGGTGCGACCGTCAAAGAAACACCTGGTACCTACGGACCTTCTGCAACGATCGTGCTCCCTGGGAGGAAGATTCGCACCTGGAAGCTCACCCCGCAGGTTCATATGGTCAAGTCCAAGCCCGACTTCGAGCTTGCTACAACCGATCCCGAGATTCCCCGAATCGCTATATTCGCCGACGGCCGCCGGTTTCACGCCATGTCAGGCTGCAATCGTGTAGCCGACGACGCCGCCAAGCGAGCCGTCCTACGCGACAGCGGTCATCTTGTCTGGTCGTTCGGACATGAAGACCTCCAGCGCTTTAAGGACAAGTCAGCGCCAGTACCGTCGTGGTTCACCGAGCAGGCCGCGTCGAAAATCATGGCCGCCGGCAACCTCCGGCCCGCCGTCGTCAAACTGCTGTCCGCCGACCCAATCACGACCCTCCTGTCGTTCCTCACGGACCCTGATCTCGACGCCTGGGAGCAGGTGAGCAGGTGGGTACCGATGATGTTCGTCGGCGGCGGCACACGAGCTAAGGGAGACGGTGATTCCGTCGGTGCCCGAGCTCTCGACCTCCTGGACGGCAAGACTCCGCACTTTGGCGACGGCCTCGATATGTGCTGGTCATACATCGACGGACCACTGGTCGCTGCGGCTACGATGCGGCCCAGCACTCGCACCACGAACGCCGTCCTAGCGCTCGACGACCGAGACGATCGGCTCGAGGTCCTCGACGGGCATGCTTGGAAAGAATGGCTCCGGCTATCCAACTGGCTGGGCCTGAGCCGAAACCATCGGATCACCACGAGAAGCCTGCTGAGCCAGAACGACGCGGCGCCTACCTCGGCACCCACCTCGACTGACTTGACTCACGACTGGCGTGTTCTCTTCGACGCCACCGTGTCCGATGCGGAGAAACAGCTGGTGCTAGCCCTGGCAGCGGCGAACGTCCCAGTGCCGGAGCTTGGCTACGAGACTGCCGACGGGAACGTGGTGGACTTTGCATGGGCCGACCGCGGCATCGGCGTTTTGCTCGATCCCGACGATGAGACGACTCATACGATGTCGGATGCGGGGTGGACGATGTTCCCGCCGGATGCTGAAACGATCGCTACCGCGATAAGGAATGGGGTGTCGTAG